The following proteins are co-located in the Ictalurus punctatus breed USDA103 chromosome 14, Coco_2.0, whole genome shotgun sequence genome:
- the kcnj11 gene encoding ATP-sensitive inward rectifier potassium channel 11 — MLSREGVIPDDYVLTRLAEDVLQPKFKTKQRKSRFVDKNGTCNVAHTNIREQGRFLQDVFTTLVDLKWLYTLIIFTMSFLCTWFLFGMIWWLVAFAHGDLDTNADGFVPCVTQIHSFSSAFLFSIEVQVTIGFGGRMITEECVSAVIVLIVQNIVGLVINAIMLGCIFMKTAQARRRAETLIFSKHAVISLRNGKLCLMVRIGDLRKSMIISATVHMQLVRRNTTDEGEVIPLEQTDIQTDNPVGGSSIFLVSPLVISHVIDKSSPMYELSAEDLQRENIEVVVVLEGVVETTGITTQARTSYVSEEILWGQRFVPTVSEDDGMYAVDYSKFGKTVKVPTPICSARKLDEEDGVVWFKPRDLTSARGSVRRRVKRQATHHDA, encoded by the coding sequence ATGTTGTCCAGGGAAGGTGTTATTCCTGACGATTATGTCCTGACCCGGTTGGCGGAGGACGTCCTGCAACCCAAATTCAAGACTAAACAGAGGAAGTCGCGCTTTGTGGACAAGAACGGCACGTGCAACGTAGCGCACACGAACATCCGCGAACAGGGCCGCTTCCTGCAGGACGTGTTCACCACGCTGGTGGATCTAAAATGGCTTTACACGCTGATTATCTTCACCATGTCTTTCCTGTGCACTTGGTTCCTGTTTGGCATGATCTGGTGGCTCGTTGCTTTCGCACACGGTGACCTGGACACGAACGCGGACGGATTTGTTCCGTGCGTCACCCAAATACACTCGTTCTCCTCGGCGTTCTTGTTCTCCATCGAAGTTCAGGTGACGATAGGATTCGGAGGGCGCATGATTACGGAGGAGTGCGTGTCCGCAGTTATAGTGTTGATCGTACAGAACATTGTAGGCCTGGTGATTAACGCGATCATGCTGGGCTGCATCTTTATGAAGACTGCGCAAGCGCGCCGCCGCGCTGAGACCCTGATCTTCAGCAAGCACGCGGTGATCTCGCTGAGGAACGGCAAGTTGTGCCTCATGGTGCGCATCGGCGACCTGCGCAAGAGCATGATCATCAGCGCCACAGTGCACATGCAGCTGGTGCGCCGCAACACCACGGACGAGGGCGAAGTGATTCCGCTGGAGCAGACCGACATCCAGACTGACAACCCGGTGGGCGGAAGCAGCATCTTCCTCGTGTCTCCGCTCGTCATCAGCCACGTGATTGACAAGAGCAGCCCCATGTACGAGCTGTCAGCTGAAGACTTGCAGCGCGAAAACAtcgaggtggtggtggtgttggaggGCGTGGTGGAGACCACCGGCATCACCACACAGGCGCGCACATCCTACGTGTCTGAGGAGATCCTGTGGGGTCAGCGCTTCGTGCCCACTGTGTCCGAGGACGACGGCATGTACGCCGTGGATTACTCCAAATTCGGCAAAACGGTGAAGGTTCCCACGCCGATCTGCAGTGCCCGGAAGTTGGACGAGGAAGACGGCGTGGTTTGGTTTAAACCGCGAGACCTCACATCCGCCAGAGGTTCTGTGCGAAGGCGAGTAAAGCGGCAAGCGACCCATCACGATGCGTGA